The Rhodopseudomonas julia DNA segment TTTTGAGGCCCTTGGTCTGCACCCAGACGAGGCCGAAATTGCCGCGCGATGCCCGAAAGGCGAGATCGCCCTCGTCGAGGAGATCGACCTTTTCACCCACGCGGGCGAGGCCATAGGCGACGGCGGCGCCGACGAGGCCGCCGCCGATGACGATGGTGTCCGCCTTCATCGTGCGCCCTCGCCGATGAGGAGGCGATCGAGGCCGTAGATTCGGTCGACGAGGAACATGAGACCCACGGTGAAGAGGATGGCGACCGTGGAGATGGAGGCGACGAGAGGATCCGTCGTCTGCGTGATGTGGGAGAAGAGACGCACTGGCAATGTCGTTGTGGTGGGGCTGACGATGAACACCGTCACGGTGAGTTCGTCGAAGCTGGTGATGAAGGCAAGGACCCAGCCGCCGATGACGCCCGGCATGATGGCCGGAAGCGTGACGCGACGAAAGACGGTCCAGTCGGAGGCACCGAGCGACACCGCCGCCTGTTCCTGCGACCGGTCGAGGCCGGTCACCGAGGCGAGAACGAGGCGCAGGATGAAGGGCATGATGATGATCGCATGACAGAGCATCAGCCCGACGAAAGTGCCGTTGGCGTTGAGAAAGCTGAGGAAGCGCAGAAAGGCGATGCCGAGAACCACGGTCGGCACCGTCAAAGGCGACAGGAAGAAGGCCTGCAGCACGTCACGGCCGGGAAAGCGGCCGCGGCCGATGGCGAGCGCCGCCGGCACGGCGAAGATGGAGGAGACGGTCGCGGAGGCGACGCCGAGCTGGAGGCTGATCCAGGCCGCTTCGATGAAGTCGGGATTGTCGAGAATCGCCCGGAACCAGCGCAGCGACAGGCCGCTCGGCGGAAATTCCAGAAAGCCTTCCGGCGTGAAGGAGACGCCGATGACGACGACGAGCGGCGCCAGCATGAAGGTCGCGAAAAGAACGCTGAAGGCTTTGGCGAAGAGGCCGTTGTGTCTCATTCGAAG contains these protein-coding regions:
- a CDS encoding ABC transporter permease, producing the protein MRHNGLFAKAFSVLFATFMLAPLVVVIGVSFTPEGFLEFPPSGLSLRWFRAILDNPDFIEAAWISLQLGVASATVSSIFAVPAALAIGRGRFPGRDVLQAFFLSPLTVPTVVLGIAFLRFLSFLNANGTFVGLMLCHAIIIMPFILRLVLASVTGLDRSQEQAAVSLGASDWTVFRRVTLPAIMPGVIGGWVLAFITSFDELTVTVFIVSPTTTTLPVRLFSHITQTTDPLVASISTVAILFTVGLMFLVDRIYGLDRLLIGEGAR